One genomic region from Sulfurimonas sp. encodes:
- a CDS encoding helix-turn-helix transcriptional regulator — protein MSIFENLCVAEDKEVQDFIKLVASNIKKARQDKGVTQLELALMIGQKSSAFYANAENYAKGRRFNLEHIYKIAKALDINVIDLLKEKNQ, from the coding sequence TTGAGTATATTTGAAAATTTATGTGTAGCTGAGGATAAGGAAGTTCAAGATTTTATTAAACTTGTTGCTTCAAACATTAAAAAGGCTAGACAGGATAAGGGCGTGACACAATTAGAATTAGCTCTTATGATAGGACAGAAATCATCTGCCTTTTATGCAAATGCAGAAAACTATGCCAAAGGTAGACGCTTTAATTTAGAGCATATTTATAAAATAGCAAAAGCTTTAGATATTAATGTGATTGACTTGTTAAAAGAAAAAAATCAATAA
- a CDS encoding GGDEF domain-containing protein, with product MKLILNTTEALIYVIDLENNEIIYANTKCIEEFGNVIGKTCYKVLQKDKECLCEFCPLAEIENPLEYLLETIFEWENKNSLNNKHYLFKDRIILWENNKKVQLKTAIDITKQKKIEEKILELAHYDELTKLPNRVLFKEYLQRAMKRSGRTSEYNALLFIDLDNFKIINDTLGHTIGDKVLVEVAQRIKNSVRENDIVGRIGGDEFVVLIDINEKNIKLIEEKLIAITEKILYSVKSAYGVIKNDLRISASIGIKFFNNDDFSIVELMEHADIAMYKAKLNGKNTFCFSSHF from the coding sequence ATGAAATTAATTTTAAATACAACGGAAGCATTAATTTATGTGATTGATTTAGAAAATAATGAAATTATATATGCTAATACTAAATGCATAGAAGAGTTCGGTAATGTAATTGGAAAGACATGTTATAAAGTTCTACAAAAAGATAAAGAATGCCTATGTGAGTTTTGCCCTTTAGCTGAAATAGAGAACCCATTAGAGTATCTTTTAGAAACAATATTCGAATGGGAAAATAAAAATTCTTTAAATAACAAGCATTATCTTTTTAAAGATCGGATTATTTTATGGGAAAATAATAAAAAAGTTCAATTAAAAACAGCTATAGATATAACAAAACAAAAAAAAATTGAAGAAAAAATTTTAGAACTTGCACATTATGATGAATTAACAAAATTACCAAATAGAGTTTTATTTAAAGAGTATTTACAAAGAGCTATGAAAAGAAGTGGTAGAACATCTGAATATAATGCACTACTTTTTATAGACTTAGATAATTTTAAAATTATAAATGATACTTTAGGTCATACTATTGGAGATAAAGTACTTGTAGAAGTTGCTCAAAGGATTAAAAACTCTGTTCGAGAAAATGATATTGTTGGAAGAATAGGTGGCGATGAATTTGTTGTTTTAATAGATATAAATGAAAAAAATATAAAACTTATTGAGGAAAAACTAATAGCTATAACAGAAAAAATACTTTATAGTGTAAAATCAGCATACGGCGTCATTAAAAATGACCTCCGTATTAGTGCAAGTATTGGAATAAAGTTCTTCAATAATGATGATTTTTCTATAGTTGAGCTTATGGAACATGCTGACATTGCGATGTATAAAGCTAAACTAAATGGGAAAAATACTTTCTGCTTTAGTTCACACTTTTAA
- the purH gene encoding bifunctional phosphoribosylaminoimidazolecarboxamide formyltransferase/IMP cyclohydrolase: protein MAKRALVSVSDKNGVVEFCTSLVKNGYEIISTGGTYKKLVDSGIKAIEIDEVTKFPECFEGRVKTLNPFVHGGILHRRDKQSHIDQAKELGVESIDLVCVNLYPFKETIERTDDFDDIIENIDIGGPAMVRSAAKNFDAVIVVTNVEDYSEVIDAIENEKNTKEFRRGYMIKAYEHTAAYDSMIANYMNERFNEGFGEKQFIVGNKVMATRYGENPHQQGALYEFDKHFKNNFTTLKGEASFNNLNDLNGAVKIASAFGEDNAVCISKHGNPCGFAIKDNLLDAYIEALKCDPVSAFGGVVAVNGTVNKELAEKMNEIFLEVVIAGYITQEAQEVFAKKKRIKLFEMGSDKLILANDKKDFKHIDGGFVYQDADKVGADEVKNAKLVSKNAASEQDMKDLEIAYKVASLTKSNCVVYVKNSAMVAVGMGMTSRVDAAQCALKKAKDMGLDVSGAALASEAFFPFRDSIDAAAQAGVKNIIEPGGSIRDQEIIDAANEFGMSLYFSEIRHFLH from the coding sequence GGAACTTATAAAAAGTTAGTTGATTCTGGCATCAAAGCTATTGAGATTGATGAGGTTACAAAATTTCCTGAGTGTTTTGAAGGGCGTGTTAAAACTTTAAATCCTTTCGTTCATGGTGGTATTTTACATCGTCGTGACAAACAATCACATATTGACCAAGCAAAAGAGTTAGGTGTTGAGTCTATTGATTTGGTCTGTGTAAATCTGTATCCTTTTAAAGAAACTATCGAAAGAACTGACGATTTTGATGATATTATAGAAAACATAGATATTGGCGGACCTGCTATGGTTCGTTCTGCTGCAAAAAACTTTGATGCTGTTATTGTCGTTACAAATGTAGAGGACTATAGTGAAGTTATAGATGCGATAGAAAATGAAAAAAATACTAAAGAATTTCGTCGTGGTTACATGATAAAAGCGTATGAACATACAGCGGCTTACGATAGCATGATAGCAAATTATATGAATGAACGATTTAATGAAGGTTTTGGTGAGAAACAGTTTATAGTTGGAAACAAAGTAATGGCTACAAGATATGGTGAGAATCCTCATCAACAAGGTGCCTTATATGAGTTTGATAAGCACTTCAAAAACAACTTCACAACATTAAAAGGTGAGGCAAGTTTTAACAATCTTAACGATTTAAATGGTGCTGTGAAGATAGCATCTGCTTTTGGAGAGGATAATGCTGTTTGTATCTCTAAGCATGGAAATCCTTGTGGTTTTGCTATAAAAGACAACTTACTAGATGCGTATATAGAAGCTTTAAAATGTGACCCAGTTTCTGCTTTTGGTGGTGTTGTTGCAGTAAATGGAACGGTTAACAAAGAGTTGGCTGAGAAAATGAATGAAATATTTTTGGAAGTTGTAATTGCTGGTTATATTACCCAAGAAGCTCAAGAAGTGTTCGCAAAGAAAAAGCGTATAAAACTTTTTGAGATGGGAAGTGATAAATTAATACTTGCAAATGATAAAAAAGATTTTAAACATATTGATGGTGGTTTTGTTTATCAAGATGCTGATAAAGTTGGAGCTGATGAAGTTAAAAATGCAAAACTAGTATCTAAAAATGCAGCATCTGAGCAAGACATGAAAGATTTAGAGATAGCGTATAAAGTTGCATCTCTCACAAAATCAAACTGTGTTGTATATGTTAAAAACTCTGCCATGGTAGCAGTTGGTATGGGTATGACAAGTCGTGTAGATGCTGCTCAATGTGCTTTGAAAAAAGCAAAAGATATGGGACTTGATGTAAGTGGTGCGGCTCTCGCATCTGAAGCATTTTTTCCATTTAGAGATTCTATTGATGCAGCAGCACAAGCTGGTGTAAAAAATATAATTGAACCAGGTGGAAGTATCAGAGATCAAGAGATTATAGATGCTGCCAATGAATTTGGTATGAGTTTATATTTCTCAGAAATTCGCCACTTTTTACATTAA